A single window of Candidatus Neptunochlamydia vexilliferae DNA harbors:
- a CDS encoding ABC transporter ATP-binding protein codes for MKLLLKAALRVHRHLTLFIVTFGALIGLTITSQVEMFTIGVITDAGTDFFSLFASKNEKGEQQDYVTKEDIEEKWKKIGSEEVITKDDARSFMIKKRGANPLKRVMYRIKRHFRFEHNVKPFIALLCLVALVKAFFLFFSRYTTQILSIRISRDLRQQYFDHLQHQPMSFFQKYNIGTLSSRVSGDANQIASSINSFLINYIQAPFTIVSTLAACFWMSWQLSMVIFLGLPLIVLPVVFVTRKVKRITRQLQKNQERFTSVLIDFLAGIQTVKVFAMETFSFKKYREQNEQMARLESKTAKYDLLTRPVLHTITTACLATVIIMGLHVLEMRISELVVFVGLLHLFYEPVKKFAEENSNIQKGVVAAERMYEVLNLKPEIIDRPDAKPLGGFEKALEFDRVWFRYGDEWILKDLSFTVNKGETVALVGATGAGKSTIVQLIPRLYDIQKGEIRIDGKPLHDYTQKSVREQIAFVPQKPFLFYDTIGANISYGKPFSKEEIVEAAKKAHAHEFIKLLPETYDTMLAETGKNFSGGQQQRLAIARALVKHAPILILDEATSSLDAVSEEKIKLAIKELHGEVTQILIAHRLSTIEYADRIVYLEGGEKIAEGTKEELLESCAPFRLLWETHFRSKPKPLSV; via the coding sequence ATGAAACTACTTCTTAAAGCAGCGCTTCGCGTTCATCGCCACCTGACCCTATTCATCGTCACCTTTGGGGCCTTGATTGGGCTCACCATTACCAGTCAGGTGGAGATGTTCACCATTGGGGTCATTACTGATGCGGGGACCGATTTCTTCTCCCTATTTGCTTCAAAGAACGAAAAGGGAGAGCAGCAGGACTATGTGACGAAGGAAGATATCGAGGAGAAGTGGAAGAAGATCGGCAGTGAAGAGGTCATCACCAAGGATGATGCGCGGAGCTTCATGATCAAGAAAAGGGGAGCTAACCCTCTCAAACGGGTCATGTACCGGATCAAGCGCCACTTCCGCTTCGAGCATAATGTCAAGCCTTTTATTGCCCTCCTCTGCTTGGTCGCCCTTGTCAAAGCTTTTTTCCTCTTTTTTAGCCGGTATACGACACAGATTTTATCGATCCGGATCAGCCGGGACCTAAGGCAGCAATATTTTGATCATCTGCAGCACCAGCCGATGAGCTTTTTCCAAAAGTATAACATTGGAACCCTCTCGTCGCGGGTCTCGGGAGATGCCAACCAGATCGCTTCATCGATCAACTCCTTTTTGATTAACTACATTCAGGCTCCCTTTACCATTGTTTCGACGCTGGCGGCTTGCTTTTGGATGTCGTGGCAGCTCTCGATGGTGATCTTTTTAGGCCTTCCGCTGATCGTTTTGCCCGTTGTTTTTGTGACGCGAAAGGTGAAGCGAATTACCCGCCAGCTCCAGAAAAACCAAGAGCGGTTCACCTCGGTTCTTATCGATTTTTTAGCAGGGATCCAGACGGTGAAGGTCTTTGCGATGGAAACCTTCTCTTTCAAAAAATATCGGGAGCAAAATGAGCAGATGGCGCGGCTTGAGAGTAAGACCGCCAAGTATGATCTCTTAACTCGCCCCGTCTTACATACGATCACCACCGCTTGTTTAGCAACTGTCATCATCATGGGACTTCATGTTCTCGAGATGCGCATTTCTGAGCTTGTTGTTTTTGTGGGGCTCCTTCATCTTTTCTACGAGCCGGTCAAAAAGTTTGCTGAGGAAAACTCCAATATTCAAAAAGGGGTTGTGGCTGCTGAACGGATGTATGAGGTGCTTAACCTCAAGCCTGAAATTATCGATCGTCCTGATGCCAAGCCGTTGGGGGGCTTTGAAAAAGCGCTCGAGTTTGATCGGGTCTGGTTCCGCTATGGCGATGAGTGGATCTTAAAAGACCTGAGCTTCACGGTGAATAAGGGAGAGACGGTTGCTCTTGTTGGAGCAACAGGGGCAGGGAAATCAACCATTGTTCAGCTCATCCCCCGCCTTTATGACATCCAAAAAGGGGAGATCCGCATCGATGGGAAGCCCTTGCACGATTACACCCAAAAATCGGTGCGAGAGCAGATCGCCTTTGTTCCCCAAAAGCCCTTCCTCTTCTACGATACGATCGGGGCGAATATCTCCTATGGAAAGCCCTTTTCAAAAGAGGAGATTGTTGAGGCAGCGAAAAAGGCCCATGCCCATGAGTTTATCAAGCTCCTCCCCGAGACCTACGACACGATGCTTGCTGAAACGGGAAAGAACTTTTCTGGAGGGCAGCAACAGCGCCTTGCCATTGCCCGCGCCCTTGTGAAGCATGCGCCGATCCTGATCCTCGATGAGGCCACCTCATCGCTTGATGCCGTGAGTGAAGAGAAGATCAAGCTCGCGATCAAAGAGCTCCACGGCGAAGTGACGCAGATCCTGATTGCCCACCGCCTCTCAACCATCGAGTATGCAGACCGGATTGTCTACCTCGAAGGGGGAGAAAAGATCGCCGAAGGGACCAAGGAAGAGCTCCTTGAAAGCTGCGCTCCCTTCCGCCTCCTATGGGAAACCCATTTTCGCTCAAAGCCTAAGCCGCTTTCCGTGTAG